CATCAGCTGATGCGGAAATTTCTTCGGTACCTGCGGCGGTTTGTTCTGTTACAGCCGAGATATTTTCGATTGCACTTGTCACATCCACAGTGTAAGTCATGGATTCCTGCATGCTGTTATCCAGGGTGCTGAGCTCACTGTCAATAGACTGAACGCGCGAGGCAATCTGTTTGAACGATGATTCCGTTTCATTCATGGAAGAGAGCTGATGTGAAGAAAGCTTTTCTCCCTGAACAGCAGCTTCAAGAATTCCATTCATGCCATTTTGAATATTCATGACCATTGAAGTGATTTTGTCCGTCGCATCTGATGAATGATTAGCTAACTTTTTCACTTCATTTGCCACAACTGCAAAACCTTTCCCCTGTTCGCCGGCACGTGCTGCTTCAATGGCGGCGTTAAGAGCAAGCAGGTTCGTCTGATCTGCAATCTCTCTCACGAATTCAGCTGCTTCCTGAATTTCACTCGTAAAGGCTGAGAATGTTTCAAGTTCTTTTTTAATCGAAGAGGAGGCAGTTGCCGCTTCCTTTGTAAAATGCTTTTGCTGCTCCAGTGATTCCTGTCCGTCTTGCACAGCTTTCAGTGCTTCGTTCCCTTTGACAGCAGAGCGGGAGGTAAGCTCTTCACTTTGCTGGAAAGTCGACTGCAGCACGGTCATCCGTTCAGATGTATCCTGGATATCTTCAGAGATTGATTGACTTCCTTTTGCCAGTTCTTCCGTGGAAGAAGCAATCTGACTGCCGCTTTCCTCTAAATGAACAATTTTTTTCGATACATCTTCTGCGAAATCAGCAACCTGATCACTCACTTCATGAATGGAAAGGACCGTATCACGCAGGTTTAGCATCATATTACTGAAAGCCTGGTTCAATAGGTTAATCTCAAACTTTGATTTTTTTTCTGTTTCTTCAATTTCTACTGTCAGATCACCTTCAGCCACTCGAGAAGCCTGATTCAACATACGGTTGAGTGGGTCCGTGATACGCTTCGAAATGATCATGGACGTGATAAGCGAGACGATGACAATAACAGCAACCGCTGATAATGAAAAGATCACAATAAATGAAATTTGACGTGCGGTTTCATTAACGGAAGCGGCGTACCAGTCATCAGCAAGGACGGTCAGCAGGTAGAGATCATTCAAGATGCCACCGACTCTTGCTGACTGACGGTTTGTTTCACTGACATTACCCTGATCAAGCGCTTCTCCAGCAGCTAAAGTCAAATCATTGAACTTTGATTGAATGATACCTAATTGCTCTGACTGTACGCCATCTGGCAAACGTGACAGCAGGTCTTCGATAAAGCTTTCTGTTTCCATCAGCTGATTTTGCGTGTTCAGCCGATTGTTCTCTGTCGGACTTAAGCTGAAATTGGCCAGTGACTGTTGAATAATCAGCATATCGCTGTTTAAAGCTTCTATATCCGTTAAAATATCAACGTCATTTTCACCCGCAGAGCTCATGCTGACCATTTGCCAGACAATGAATAAAATAATCGCGGTTGAGAGAATGAGTGGGATGAGGGCCAGTAAAAATAATCGTTTTTTTAATGTCATGGTTTACTCCTTTACTTCACAGTTTCAGGAACGTCGATATCGCCGGAAATGATTTTTTGACGGACGTCAATGAGCATGGCTTTCCCGTTCATATCTGCTTCAAACAATCGGATCTCAGCCAATCCGACGCCATCTTCTTTTAACCCGAGTTCATAGCTTTCTTCCGGCAGTTCGCCTGAAATCAGATCATTAACAAGCTCGTAAACAGCGATATCCACATTTTTCATCATGGATGTCACCACAGATTTTTCAGCGGTATAGAACTGATCAGTATCAACACCTGCCGAGAAAATGCCGCGATCCTGTGCTTCAAGAATCGCACCGGTTCCGGTATAACCGGCAGCCGGATAAATAAAGTCTGCACCAGCTTCGATCTGCTTTGCCGCTATGGAACGGCCGAGGTCTGCATCACCGAAATCACCTGCGTACTCAGTAATGATCTTAATGTCAGGGTTTACATATTTGGCTCCGGCTGTGAAACCTGCTTCAAACCGGTGAATAACCGGTGCATCAACCCCTCCTATAAATCCAAGGGTGTTGGTCTTCGTTGCCATCGCAGCAACCACTCCAACAAGAAAGCTGCCTTCGTGGTCTTTAAAGGTCATTGAAATGACGTTATCGATTTCAGAAGTTCCATCTATCAGTAAGAATTGCTGATCCGGATAAGCCTCTGCTGTTTTCTCCAGTGCTTCCTGCACAGAAAAGCCCAAACCGACAATCAGGTCGTAATCTCCTTCAACAAGCTCCAGAAGTTTTTCCTCATAATTGCCTTCCGGGGCTTCCCGGTAATCAAATAAAATATTCAGCTCGTTCCGCGCGCGCTCAAGGCCGCTGAACGCTGCATCATTAAAGGAACCGTCGCCAAGACCGGTATCTGATAATAAAATGCCAACTTTTGCGTCAAAGAGTGTACGTGTATCAGCAGCCTGAGACACACATCCGCTGAGAATCAATGCGATAAACATCAGTGGAATCTTCCATTTTTTCATTTGTGACTGAACCTCCTGTAAATAAACTTAATCATGCGAAAAGAACTAGTAAGATGAATTGAATCTTTAGTACCTGTTTAATATCGGCAAAAAACCTCTGCCATTTACACTTTGCAGAGGTTTTACGAAAAATTTACGCGTTATTCTTTTTCTTCAGTGCATCAGGAGAGAAGAAGGAAGCGAGCTCCTGACTGTGCATTTTCCTTGCTTTCCGGTGAGCCGCACGGTTTTCAGCTGTTTCATTTAACCAGATTTCCTCTTCGGTTTCAGGGACGATTTGTGGAACTTTTGCCGGTTTGCCGTCCTCGCCAAGCGCAACGAAGGTGAGAAATGAGATGGCTGCAACCGCCTGTTCGCCCGTCAACAGTTTTTCTCTTGTCACCCGGACAAACACCTCCATGGAACTCGTTCCGGTATAAGACACAAATGCTTCTAGTGTCACAGCATCCCCGACACGGATCGGCTTCAGGAAGTCTACTGAGTCAGTTGATGCCGTCACTACGGGCTTCCGCGCAAGCTTAATCGCCGCGATGGAGGCAACGTTGTCGATATATGCCATCAGCTTGCCGCCAAACAGTGTCCCGTGATGATTCGTATCAGGAGGGAGGACATTGCTCGTCTGGATGGTTCTCGTCTCACTCATGAATTTCTTTTCAGTCATTACAGCCAGCCCCTCTCGCAATAGGATAAAAATGAAAAACCGGATTCCGTCTCAGACTGCAGACGAAGCAGTACTAAAACAGAATCCGGTTTAAAAATTGGTCATTATGGCAGAGGATCGATTTTTTCAGCATCCTTTGTGTTTAAAGGTAAACGCAGAAAATACATAATTGCTCCTCCGACAAGGCCGATTAAAGCACAGAAACCAAGAAGAATCGTTGTCATATATAACATAAGCGGCAGCCTCCTTTCACCGTACAGGGTACATTCTCATTCTAAGTATAAAGGATTTGAATGTGAATAGGAAACGCTTTTTCAGTGAAACATGATTTCCTTAAAATGCCCAGTCTCCGTTGCGGAATACAGGTTCAACCGTACCATCCTCTAAAATGCCGTCGATGTTCATCTGATCAGAGCCAATCATGAAATCTACGTGTGTAATACTTGAGTTCAGTCCTTTTTCAGCCAGTTCATCCTGACTCATTGTTTTTCCGCCTTCCACACAGAATGCGTAAGCACTGCCGATGGCGAGGTGATTCGAAGCATTCTCGTCGAACAGCGTGTTAAAGAAAAGAACGTTAGACTGCGAAATAGGGGACTGATGTGGTACAAGCGCCACTTCTCCAAGACGATGCGAACCTTCATCGGTGCTGATCAGATTTTTCAGGATTTCTTCTCCTTCATCTGCCTTCACATCGGTGATACGGCCGTTTTCAAAAGTAAGGGTAAAGCCGTCAATAATATTACCGCCATAGCTGAGTGGTTTTGTGTTCGTAACATGACCTGATACGCCATCCTTGTGAGGTACCGTGAATACTTCTTCCGTTGGCATGTTGGCCATAAACGTATTGCCTTTTTCGTTCACACTGCCGGCACCAGCCCAGATATGCCCCTTAGGAAGCTCAATTGTCAGGTCAGTTCCAGGTGCTGTGTAATGCAGCTTACTGTATTTCTTATTATTGAGATAATCCGCTTTTTCATGCAGCGTTTCATCGTGTTTCTTCCATGCTGCAACAGGGTCAGCCTGATCCACACGGACTGCTTTGAAAATGGCTGTCCAAAGTGCATCGACTGCTTCCTGTTCATCCAGCTCCGGAAATACTTTCTTCGCCCAGCCGACAGATGGAGCGGCAATAACGGTCCAGCTCACTTTATCAGACTGGATATATTGACGGTACTTTTCCATTGCTTTACCTGCAGCGCGCTGGAAATCGGAGATGCGCTGAGACTCAACGCCTTTCATCAGATCAGGACTTGCTGACACGATATTCATAAAAGCTGCGCCTTTTTCAGCAAGCTGTTCGCGTTCCTGACGTTTCCAGTCCGGAAATTCCCCGAAAGAATCTGCAGGAGCAAGCGTATAGCGAAGCTTCGATACTTCATCATCTGACCAGTCAACAAATACCTGACGTGCACCGGCTTCATAAGCCTTTTTCGTTACAAGGCGGACAAATGGTGCATTGTCAATGGAAGCCCCGATATATAAATACTGATCTTTCTGTATGTTTACTCCTACCTTTACAGCCAGGTCTGCATATTTCTCAAACATTTCTGAATGACTTGTCATTGTGAAATCTCCTTTAATTATGTATTTAGTACACTTCATATTTTATCAGTGTGTTTGAAAAAATCAAAAAATACTTTACCCGTGTAAGCAGCCAATGAGTTAAGGCATTTTAAACGTAAGTGTAATAAAGTTCTAAAGACAAAAAGGAAGTGACCGATATAAGCAATAGAGATAGAGAAAAATTGTGATTGTGGGTGAATTGATTTGGATAAATCCTCTCTTTTTGGTGTTATTTTAGGTTTTCTGGCGATTGGATCCGGAATTATACTGAAAGGTGCGCCACCAGAAGTACTGTTAAATGGACCGGCTTTCCTGATTATTATTATGGGAACAGTAGCAGCAGTAACGATTGCATTCCCAATGAGTGAATTGAAAAGAGTGCCAAAGCTGTTTGGTATTTTATTTAAAGAAAGCAAGGGAACGGATGTACAGGATGTTATTCAAATGTTCGGCGAATGGGCTGAACTGGCGAGAAAAGAAGGACTGCTGGCGCTTGAATCAAAGACCGCTGACATTGAAGATTCTTTTTTGCGGAATGGTCTTGGACTCGCAATCGACGGTCAAAACGCCGATTATATCAGAGATGTATTAACAGAAGAAATTGATGCGATGGAAGAAAGACACCATTCAGGAGCTGCTATTTTCACTCAGGCAGGGACATATGCACCAACTCTTGGTGTACTTGGAGCGGTAGTTGGTCTGATTGCTGCACTTGGTGACCTGAATGACACCGAAGCACTCGGTCATGCGATTGCCGCTGCATTCGTTGCTACACTCCTAGGGATTTTCACAGGTTATGTATTATGGCACCCATTTGCCAATAAGTTAAAGCGTAAATCGACAAAAGAAGTTATGGTTAAAAATATGATGATCGAAGGGATCTTGTCTGTCCTTGAAGGAGAGGCACCGCGCGTCATCGAACAAAAACTTGCCTCTTACCTGCCGGCAAAAGAACGCGAGCAGCTTATGGCTGAAGGCGGTGTGAGACAAAATGCCGAAGCGTAAAAAAAAGAAACACGAAGAACATATTGATGAATCGTGGCTGATACCGTATGCCGACATCCTGACACTCCTTCTGGCACTGTTTATCGTATTATTTGCAAGCAGTACCGTAGATCAGGAAAAATTCACCCAAATGTCTGAGGTATTCAGGGAAATCTTCTCAGGCGGTGAAAATGTGCTTGATTATTCAAGTCTTTCAGAAAGCTCAGCAACAGCCGATAATCCTGAACAGACAACGGAAACGGAGCCGACAGAAGGCATGACGGAAGAAGAGATGATGATTCAGGAATTTTTGAGTGAACAGACGGAGAGGGAAAATGCAGCCGCCGCTGATATGGAAGAACTGCAGGAAATACAGCAGCAGATTGATTCCTATATTGCCGGTAACGGTCTGGATGATCAGTTTGCGACTGAACTGACAGATGAAGGATTGCTGTTAACGATTCGTGATAATGTCCTGTTTACTTCCGGGTCAGCTGATGTGAGAGAAGAATACAGAGATGTCGCACGGGAGGTAGCTTCACTCCTGGAATTTGATCCTCCACGTAATGTCATTATTTCCGGACATACGGATAATGTTCCGATCAGTACGGCAGCATTCAGTTCAAACTGGGAATTGAGTGTAATGCGTGCCGTAAACTTTATGAAGCTGGTCATTGAAAATCCGAATCTGGATCCGCGCTGGTTCAGCGCAAAAGGGTTTGGTGAATTCCAGCCGATTGCCTCCAATGATACTGAAGAAGGGCGCGCGCAAAACAGACGGGTGGAAGTGCTTGTCCTGCCGCGTGTGACCAGTAACGGAGAAATGAATACTGTAAGTTCAACACCTTAAACCGCTGATGATTCAGCGGTTTTTTGGCATCTTGATTTAAAAAATATCTTTGATTTGTATCACCTGATTGATCTCCTTTATTCAAAATGAAACGGTCGATATTCCAGTAAACATACAAAAAATCTGTTTACTCCCTTTTTTTCTAGGGAAAAGAAACACAACTGTCATTTGGAAGGGAGAGATTTTTTTGGATGCTTTTGTTGATGGAGTCGTTGAATTCTCAGGGTGGTTATGGGGGATTCCACTTATCTCTATCCTGCTGATATCGGGCCTGTATATGACATTCAAGCTCGGTTTTTTTCAATTCAGACACCCGATCTACATAATGAAACAAACCTTTGGAAGTGTTACGAAAAAGCCTAAGGGTGAAGGTACGGTCACTCCTTTTCAGGCTTTAACCTCTGCATTATCTTCCACAATCGGGGCTGCAAACATTGTCGGTGTACCGGCAGCGATTATGTTTGGAGGTCCGGGTGCGGTTTTCTGGATGTGGGTCATCGCTTTAATCGGCATGTCACTGAAATTTTCAGAGAGTGCACTTGCCGTTCATTACCGTGAAAAAAACGAGAAGGGTGAATACGTTGGAGGCCCGATGTATTACATGACAAAGGGGCTCGGAATGAAATGGCTTGGAATCTGGTTTTCATTCGCCCTGATGCTTGAACTGATTCCAAGTGTCATGGTGCAGGGGAACTCGGTTGCAAATACAGTCCAGGAGTCTTTTGGTATTCCGGTGTTATGGACAGGAATCGGGATTGCTGTATTGATCGGAGTCATTGTCTTTGGTGGTATTAAACGGATTGGACAGGTCACGCAGGTGGTCGTTCCGTTTATGGCGCTTATTTATGTAGGGGGAGCACTTGTGATTCTCTTTATGAATCTCGATGCGCTACCGGAATTTTTCACGCTCATTTTTTCCAATGCTTTTTCACCTGCACCTGTTATTGGAGGATTTGCGGGAGCTGCACTTGTCGATGTCATCAGATGGGGGTTTGCGAGAGGATTGTACTCGAATGAAGCAGGCCTTGGGACAGCACCGATGGCTCACGCGGCTGCTACGACAGATCACCCTGTGCGTCAGGCGTTCTGGGCGGTATCAGGGATCGTGGTAGATACATTAATTATTTGTACGGCTACAGCCTTTGTTGTGCTATCCTCAGGTGTCTGGACAGGGGAAACTGCAATGGAGAACAGCAGTGCCTTAACCACGATTGCATTTGCCAGCTATTTTGGCGATTTTGGCAGTATACTCGTCACGATTTCGCTTGCCTTCTTTGTTATTTCCACTATTCTGGTAGTCATTTTCTATGGGGCGAAGCAGGCAGAGTTTTTATTTGGCCTGAAAGCATCGTATGCCATTCAGGTTGTCTACCTGATTGCCATAGTATTCGGAGCGGTAGGCGCTGCCGAAGTGATCTGGAACTTCCTCGACATTATGCTGGCCGCCATTCTGCTACCTAATATTCTGGCGATCCTGCTTCTGAGTAATAAAGTTAAGGAACTGAAAAACGAATTTTTTACGTCAGAGCAGTATTATCTCAAGGATGTGGGGAAAAACAAAAAATAGTCATGTGATCTGATCACGCAAAGCGTTGATCATGATGTTTAGCATACTCAGATTCGCACTGAGTATGTTTTTTTTTCTAAAATATGAAAACAAGTGTTTCTAACGGATGAGTTAAGGATACACAGTATAGAAGAGCGAAATAAATTTAAAGTGAAGGGCAATACAGGAAGATTGATGTAATGAGGAGGGGCTTAGATGATCAAAGAGCTGAACAATATGTGGAAAGCAAGAACCTGGATGAAAACCAATGTCCCGTTTTTATACAGCTGGCATGCCTATGTTGGATTCGAGCTGGGCTTATTCGATGCTTTTAAACGTCCTGTGAGAGTTGAGGATGTTGCAGATGCCTATCAGCTTGAAACTGATTTACTGGCACAGTGGGTGGAAGTAGGCCTCTCATTAAAGCATCTAAAGCGTGATACGAAAGGAAGGGTTCAAATTGCCCGAGCCTGGAAGCTTCCGGGATCAAAGAAAGACAGCCCATCCTCAGGTGATCTGCTGAAAGAAATGATGGAACTTCATATTCCTTCACTTCTCTCATATCCTGAGCTGATGACAGAAAAAAAACGCCATCACTTCGATTCTGAAAAGCATGGCTCCACGGTGGCGAAAACCTCCACATTACTTGAACTTCTTGCCTTTCATCTTATCAATAGAAACGTGAAAAAACATAATGTTTCATCCATACTTGATATCGGGTGTGGTGAAGCAGGGTATTTAATAAAACTGTCTAAAAAGCATCCGGATGTGAAGCTGACCGGTATTGAAATTAATCAGGAAGTGGCTGAATCTGCAGAAAAAGCAACGCGTTCCTACGATAATATACAGATTGTTCATGAAGACATTCATCAGTACACACCGGATCAAAACTATTCATATGTGATGGTGAATAATCTTCTTCATTACATTAATCCTGAAAAAAGAGAGCACTTTTTCAAACGACTTAACGAGCTTACAGAAGATCAGGGTATCATTACCATTATTTCCCCACTTCAGAAAGCAAGACATGGACAGCAATTCTCAAGTGCATTTAACAGCTTCTTTATGACATTTGACAACTTATATCCGATTCCTTCTGAAGAAGAGCTTAATCTTATTGCAGAGAATACAGGTTTTCGCTCAGAAAAACCCGTCCCGATTATCAGAGAAGGCGGCTGGTTTATTACAAAGTGGCAAAAGGTTTCATCGACCTAGATTGATTCGAAATCCGAAGGTTTAGTCCATACAAAATGTGGAATAGTACATTTGTGAACAGATTTCAGAAAAAGGGAGATGTTTTCTTTGGCTAAAATTGCAACGTTAATGACGAATCAGTTTGAAGATGTGGAATTTACAAAACCTGCAGAAGCTTTTGAGAAGGAAGGCCATGAGGTCGTAACCATCGAAAAAGAAGCAGGTAAATCAGTCACAGGAAAACAGGGAGA
This genomic stretch from Jeotgalibacillus aurantiacus harbors:
- a CDS encoding methyl-accepting chemotaxis protein gives rise to the protein MTLKKRLFLLALIPLILSTAIILFIVWQMVSMSSAGENDVDILTDIEALNSDMLIIQQSLANFSLSPTENNRLNTQNQLMETESFIEDLLSRLPDGVQSEQLGIIQSKFNDLTLAAGEALDQGNVSETNRQSARVGGILNDLYLLTVLADDWYAASVNETARQISFIVIFSLSAVAVIVIVSLITSMIISKRITDPLNRMLNQASRVAEGDLTVEIEETEKKSKFEINLLNQAFSNMMLNLRDTVLSIHEVSDQVADFAEDVSKKIVHLEESGSQIASSTEELAKGSQSISEDIQDTSERMTVLQSTFQQSEELTSRSAVKGNEALKAVQDGQESLEQQKHFTKEAATASSSIKKELETFSAFTSEIQEAAEFVREIADQTNLLALNAAIEAARAGEQGKGFAVVANEVKKLANHSSDATDKITSMVMNIQNGMNGILEAAVQGEKLSSHQLSSMNETESSFKQIASRVQSIDSELSTLDNSMQESMTYTVDVTSAIENISAVTEQTAAGTEEISASADEQQLAFKEVSQAIHQLQEMSLRMQSQLNQFKIPNRGE
- a CDS encoding BMP family lipoprotein encodes the protein MKKWKIPLMFIALILSGCVSQAADTRTLFDAKVGILLSDTGLGDGSFNDAAFSGLERARNELNILFDYREAPEGNYEEKLLELVEGDYDLIVGLGFSVQEALEKTAEAYPDQQFLLIDGTSEIDNVISMTFKDHEGSFLVGVVAAMATKTNTLGFIGGVDAPVIHRFEAGFTAGAKYVNPDIKIITEYAGDFGDADLGRSIAAKQIEAGADFIYPAAGYTGTGAILEAQDRGIFSAGVDTDQFYTAEKSVVTSMMKNVDIAVYELVNDLISGELPEESYELGLKEDGVGLAEIRLFEADMNGKAMLIDVRQKIISGDIDVPETVK
- a CDS encoding acyl-CoA thioesterase, whose translation is MTEKKFMSETRTIQTSNVLPPDTNHHGTLFGGKLMAYIDNVASIAAIKLARKPVVTASTDSVDFLKPIRVGDAVTLEAFVSYTGTSSMEVFVRVTREKLLTGEQAVAAISFLTFVALGEDGKPAKVPQIVPETEEEIWLNETAENRAAHRKARKMHSQELASFFSPDALKKKNNA
- a CDS encoding aminopeptidase is translated as MTSHSEMFEKYADLAVKVGVNIQKDQYLYIGASIDNAPFVRLVTKKAYEAGARQVFVDWSDDEVSKLRYTLAPADSFGEFPDWKRQEREQLAEKGAAFMNIVSASPDLMKGVESQRISDFQRAAGKAMEKYRQYIQSDKVSWTVIAAPSVGWAKKVFPELDEQEAVDALWTAIFKAVRVDQADPVAAWKKHDETLHEKADYLNNKKYSKLHYTAPGTDLTIELPKGHIWAGAGSVNEKGNTFMANMPTEEVFTVPHKDGVSGHVTNTKPLSYGGNIIDGFTLTFENGRITDVKADEGEEILKNLISTDEGSHRLGEVALVPHQSPISQSNVLFFNTLFDENASNHLAIGSAYAFCVEGGKTMSQDELAEKGLNSSITHVDFMIGSDQMNIDGILEDGTVEPVFRNGDWAF
- the motA gene encoding flagellar motor stator protein MotA; translation: MDKSSLFGVILGFLAIGSGIILKGAPPEVLLNGPAFLIIIMGTVAAVTIAFPMSELKRVPKLFGILFKESKGTDVQDVIQMFGEWAELARKEGLLALESKTADIEDSFLRNGLGLAIDGQNADYIRDVLTEEIDAMEERHHSGAAIFTQAGTYAPTLGVLGAVVGLIAALGDLNDTEALGHAIAAAFVATLLGIFTGYVLWHPFANKLKRKSTKEVMVKNMMIEGILSVLEGEAPRVIEQKLASYLPAKEREQLMAEGGVRQNAEA
- the motB gene encoding flagellar motor protein MotB; translated protein: MPKRKKKKHEEHIDESWLIPYADILTLLLALFIVLFASSTVDQEKFTQMSEVFREIFSGGENVLDYSSLSESSATADNPEQTTETEPTEGMTEEEMMIQEFLSEQTERENAAAADMEELQEIQQQIDSYIAGNGLDDQFATELTDEGLLLTIRDNVLFTSGSADVREEYRDVAREVASLLEFDPPRNVIISGHTDNVPISTAAFSSNWELSVMRAVNFMKLVIENPNLDPRWFSAKGFGEFQPIASNDTEEGRAQNRRVEVLVLPRVTSNGEMNTVSSTP
- a CDS encoding alanine/glycine:cation symporter family protein → MDAFVDGVVEFSGWLWGIPLISILLISGLYMTFKLGFFQFRHPIYIMKQTFGSVTKKPKGEGTVTPFQALTSALSSTIGAANIVGVPAAIMFGGPGAVFWMWVIALIGMSLKFSESALAVHYREKNEKGEYVGGPMYYMTKGLGMKWLGIWFSFALMLELIPSVMVQGNSVANTVQESFGIPVLWTGIGIAVLIGVIVFGGIKRIGQVTQVVVPFMALIYVGGALVILFMNLDALPEFFTLIFSNAFSPAPVIGGFAGAALVDVIRWGFARGLYSNEAGLGTAPMAHAAATTDHPVRQAFWAVSGIVVDTLIICTATAFVVLSSGVWTGETAMENSSALTTIAFASYFGDFGSILVTISLAFFVISTILVVIFYGAKQAEFLFGLKASYAIQVVYLIAIVFGAVGAAEVIWNFLDIMLAAILLPNILAILLLSNKVKELKNEFFTSEQYYLKDVGKNKK
- a CDS encoding class I SAM-dependent methyltransferase, encoding MIKELNNMWKARTWMKTNVPFLYSWHAYVGFELGLFDAFKRPVRVEDVADAYQLETDLLAQWVEVGLSLKHLKRDTKGRVQIARAWKLPGSKKDSPSSGDLLKEMMELHIPSLLSYPELMTEKKRHHFDSEKHGSTVAKTSTLLELLAFHLINRNVKKHNVSSILDIGCGEAGYLIKLSKKHPDVKLTGIEINQEVAESAEKATRSYDNIQIVHEDIHQYTPDQNYSYVMVNNLLHYINPEKREHFFKRLNELTEDQGIITIISPLQKARHGQQFSSAFNSFFMTFDNLYPIPSEEELNLIAENTGFRSEKPVPIIREGGWFITKWQKVSST